DNA from Nocardioides seonyuensis:
CGTACCCCCCTGGGGCGGGCGCCAGACATGCACAAGGGCCTCGATCAGCAAGTGATCGAGGCCCTCGTGTGCCTGTGGCCAGGGGCGGGGTCGAACCGCCGACCTACCGATTTTCAGTCGGTCGCTCGTACCAACTGAGCTACCTGGCCAAGCGGGGGAAACCCTACAACAGGGCTCCCGTGCCGGTGGAATCGCACGCAGGCGTGGTCATGGGCGCGCTGGTTGGGAGGCGCGCGCGGCCTGCATCTATGCTGGGCGGGCGCCACTGGCCCCCATCGTCTAGCGGCCTAGGACGTCGCCCTTTCACGGCGGTAGCACGGGTTCGAATCCCGTTGGGGGTGCGACTCGTGCAGGGCTCCCGGCCAATGTCACCGCGATTGGGAGCATGACCTGCGCATGGGTTAGAGTTCCCACCGCTCCACACACCTGGCCCCGTAGCGCAGTTGGTTAGCGCGCCGCCCTGTCACGGCGGAGGCCGCGGGTTCGAGTCCCGTCGGGGTCGCCATCGCAGAGCCCCTCCCACGCGGAGGGGCTCTGCTGCATTTCCGGCCCCGCCTCTCGGTGGTCGAGGAAGGACGAAGTCCTGTCACGAAACCCCCGCCGCCCCCTCGGTGGTTGAGGAAGGACGAAGTCCTGTCACGAAACCCCCGCCGCCCCCCTGCCTATCCTGACCCCGTGCCCCTGGAGCTCGACCCCGCAGAGTTCGACCTGCTGGTCGACCGCGCCCTGGACGACCTGCCGGACGACCTCGCCACGCTCGTGCGCAACGTCGTGGTCCTCGTCGAGGCCGACGCCCCACCGGACGACCCCGACCTGCTCGGCCTGTACGACGGCGTCGCGCTGACCGAGCGCCAGGCCAACCACACCGGCCTGCCCGACCGGATCCTCCTGTTCCGCAGGCCGTTGCTCGACATGGTCGACACGCGCGAGGAACTCGAGGAGGAGGTGGCGATCACCGTCGTGCACGAGATCGCCCACCACTTCGGCATCGACGACCGGCGCCTGCACGAGCTCGGCTGGGGCTGACCCGCTCCGGACCCGCGGAGGGGTCACACGAGCGCGCCGAGCCACCACCCGAGCGTGCACGCGCCGACGGCGTGCACCGCGGTGACGACGACGTAGGCAGCGGCCACCGTCCGGGGCCGCTCCACCGCCTGCACGGCGAA
Protein-coding regions in this window:
- a CDS encoding metallopeptidase family protein produces the protein MPLELDPAEFDLLVDRALDDLPDDLATLVRNVVVLVEADAPPDDPDLLGLYDGVALTERQANHTGLPDRILLFRRPLLDMVDTREELEEEVAITVVHEIAHHFGIDDRRLHELGWG